A region of the Nocardia nova SH22a genome:
GCGCACAGTATCGGAATGTCGAGCGAACCAACATCCGTGCGCTGGCTGGACGAGCCGCAGAAGCACGACTACCCGGCCGCGGCGGACTATCTGCGACTCCTCGCCGATCCGGAGACCGTCGACGCCCTCGTGGCGATGCTGCGGGCCGCGCCGGTGGTGCACAAGAAGGCCAAGGACATCCTGCGGGCCGCGCAACTGCCGCTGGTCGCGCCGGACAATCCGCACGTCCGGACGGATCTGGCGAAGATCCTGACCGGCCGGCCACTGTCGCCGATCCTGCTGGTCCAAGGCGATCTGACCACCGGGACGCCGTTGCAGATCGCCGACGGCTACCACCGGATGTGCGCCTGCTACCACACCGACGAGAACATCCCGATCCCCGCCAAACTGGTGTCGATCCCGGTCGCGCGGGCCGCGGTGACCGGCAAGAAACACAAATCCGGGAAGTGACGAACTCGCGGTGACCTTCTCGACCCTCGCTCTGGTGCTCCTGCTCGGTTTGGCGGGCCCCTTGCTGGCCTGGCGGGCGCGCTGGCACATCCCGGTGATCGTCGGGGAGCTGCTGGCCGGAATCCTGTTCGGCACCACCGGATTCGGGGTTCTCGACGCCTCGGACCCGCTGTTCTCCTTCCTCGCCGACATGGGGTTCGCGCTGGTGATGTTCGTGGCGGGCACACATGTGCCGGTCCGCGATCCCGGCGTCCGTTCGGCGCTCGGCACCGGCGCGGTGCGCGCGGTGGCGGTCGGGGTGCTGGCTGCGGTTGCCGGATATCTGCTGGCATGGTCGTTCGACACCGGGCACGGGGCGATCTACACCGTGCTGATCGGCTCCTCGTCGGCCGCGCTGGTGCTGCCGATCATCGATTCCCAAGGGCTGAGTGGTAAGCCGATACTCGCGCTCACCGCGCAGGTCGCGATCGCCGACACCGCCTCGATCGTCGCGCTGCCACTGGTGATCGATCTGGGGCATGCGGGCCGGGCCGCACTGGGCGCGCTCGCGGTGGCGGCCGCGGCACTGGTCGGGTTCGTGTTGCTGCGCAAGCTGGAGCGTTCGGGCGTGCGGCGGCGGGCGCACCGGGTGTCGGAGGAACGGAAGTTCGCGCTGGAGTTGCGGGTGAGCCTGGCGCTGGTCTTCGCGCTCGCCGCCATCGCGACCCGCTCGCACGTGTCGATCATGCTGGCGGGATTCGCGGCGGGGCTGGCGGTCGCCGGGATCGGTGAACCCCGGCGGCTGGCGCGCCAATCCTTCGCTGTCACAGAGGGTTTCCTCGGACCGCTGTTCTTCGTGTGGCTCGGCGCCCGGCTGGATCTGCGCGAATTCGCCGACCGGCCGGGGCTGGTCGTGCTCGGCCTGGGACTGGGCCTGGCCGCCGTGGCGGCACACGCGCTGATGCGGCTGCTCGGTCAGCCGATCAGCCTCGGCATCCTGGCCGCCAGCCAGATCGGCGTGCCGGTGGCGGCGGTGACGGTGGGCACTCAGCTGCATGTTCTGGTGCCCGGTGAGGGGGCCGCGCTGATCCTCGGCGCGCTGGTGACCATCGTGGCCTCGGTCGGCGCGTCGGTATTGCAGGGCCGGCGGGCGCGGGCGTCGGTGGGTCAGCGGTAGAGGGCCTGTTCGAACATCGCCCATGAGCGGTGCATGTCCTCCTGCCAGTAGCCCCACGAATGGGTTCCGCTGGGCCGCAGATCGAAGGTCGCGGGAATTCGCAACTGCGCCAGCCGATCCCGCAGCGCCACCGCGCAGTTGTGGGTCGCGGCCTCGAGAATGCCGCCGTAGAACAGCTGCTCGACGAGTTTGTGCTCGTCGCCGTGAATTCCGGGCCCGTCCGGTGTGTCCAGCGGTCCCGGGATGCCGTTGCCGGTCGATACGTAGATCGCCAGCCCGCGCAGCTGGTCGGCGTGCAGATACGGATCGTTGGCCGCCCACAGCGGATCGTTGGGCGCACCCCACAGATTCAGCGGATCACCGTGCCAGCGCAGCACCACACCGTCGACGAACGCCTGACCGAGCGGATCGCTCGTGCGCGCACAGCCGCTGTAGGAGCCGACCGCCCGATACAGTCCCGGCGCGGCCATGGCCAGCTGGAAGACCGAGGTTCCCGCCATCGAGATCCCGGCCACCGCGTTCGCGCCGGACCCGTGGAAGGCCGAATCGATGATCGGCGGGAGTTCGGTGGTGAGGAAACTCGCCCACTTCTGGCGCCCCAGCGCCGGATCGTCGGCTCGCCAGTCGGCGAAATAGCTGCCGTTGCCGCCCATCGGCGTCACCACGGTGACCTGCTTGTCGTGGAAGAAGTCGACCACATCGGTCTGGGCGGGCCAGCTGCTGGACTCCGAACCGCCACTGGCCCCGTTGAGCAGATACAGCACCGGCGCCGGAGCCGAACCATCGGGTGCGCGAAGCACTTTCACCTCGATGTCGCGGTCCATCGCCGCCGAGTGGACCCGCAGATCCAGCAGTCCGTCGGGTTGTGGATCGGCGGCGACGAGCCGGGCGCCGTCGGCGGCGGGCCGCGCGGCGGCGGTGAGCGCGTCGACGGTCACCGGAGCGGGCGGTGTGTCGGCGCCGGCGGGTGCCGCGCACAGGGCCGCGGTGAGCAGTGCGGCGCACAGGGCGACGGGAAGAAAGTGACGATCCATCCGGTACCTCTCTGATCCGGCGGGTCCGGTCGGCGGCCAAGGTAGGCCCGCGAAGGGCGTGGTCGCAAGGAGATCCGGCATCTGTTGGGATCGGCGGCCTATCCGGATCGGCCGGATCTGGGGAAGGTCACAAACTTCGGCGGCGACGGTTGGCGGGGCGGCCCGGGTGCCGTTGACTCGGTCCGCGTGACCCGGCGGTGCGGCCGGGGCGGACGGGTCGGTCCGTCAGATCTGGACGAAGCGAGGTATCCGTGGTCGGTTTCGGTTTCTTCGACGATTGGCATCCGCGGCCGGGCAGGCTGATCTCCTGGGCGCCCACACAGCGATCGCGGGCGGCGGTGCTGGCCGCGCCCGAGCATCCGATCGGCCCGTCGTATCAGCAGCGCGAATATCTGCTCGCGGCCCATCGCCAGCGCGACAGCGGATCTCGCGGCTCGCGGCTGTGCATGATCGCCTTCGATTTTCCGAGCGCCCTCGACCGCGACGCGATGACCCGCGCGGTGACGGCGTTCGTCCGCCGCCACGACACGTTCTGGAGCTGGTTCTCCCACGAGCCCGGCGACCGGATCGCCCGCCATGTCGCCGATCCGGCCGATATCGATCTGGCGCCCGCCGATTTCGGCGAATACACCGACAGCGACGCCGTGCGGGACCACGTCCAGCGGCACGCGCGCGGGGTATTCGATTGGGACTGTTTCGGTTTCGGCGTCATCGATCGCGGTGACTCGTTCACCGTCTACGCGGCGGTCGACCACCTGCACACCGACGGTGTGGGACAGGCGCTGTCGTGTGTGGATCTGCTGATGCTCTACGGCAACGAACTGTCCGGCGGGCAGGTCCCGATCGAACCGGTCGACGGGCATCTGGCGTACTGCGAGCGCGAACTCGCGGCCAATGCCGCGCTGACCGCCGCGTCCGAGCCGGTGCGGCGCTGGCTGGATCTGCTGGTGGCGCACGACGGTGCGGTGCCGTCGTTCCCGATGGATCTCGGTGTCGCGGCCGACGCCGCCGGATTCACCGAGGGCGCGGTGCTCACCGTGCCGCTGTTCACCGAGGCCGAGGCGCTGCGATTCGAGCGGGTCTGCGAGGAGTTCGGCGGCAAGTTCCTGGGCGGGCTGTTCGCGGCGATCGCGCTCACCGAACACGAATTGACCGGCAGGGAACGCTATTTCGTGTTCACCCCGGTCAACACCCGCGCGGGTGCGGGGGAGCAGGGGGCGATCGGCTGGTACACGAACCTGGTTCCGGTGGCGGTGCGGGTGCGGCCGGGGGAGGACTTCACCTCGCTGGTCGGGCGGGCCCAGTCCGAGGCGGACGGGGCCAAGGATCTGGCCGAGGTCTGCGTGCACCGGGTGATCGAACTGGCCGCCGGCGACCCACGCATCCGGACCCGGCTCGGATTCTCCGCGCCGATGGTGTCCTACGTCGATGTGCGGCGGATGGCGGGCGCGGAGATGTTCGACCGGATCAACGGCGGGCTGTACGGCAACCGGGCCAGTTCCAGCGAGGTCTATCTGTGGGTCAACCGCTTTCCCGATGTGACGAGCCTGAGCATGGTCTTTCCCGACACCGACATCGCTCACGAGGCGATCGCGAAGTACCTGTCGACACTGACCACACTGTGCCGCGATATCGCC
Encoded here:
- a CDS encoding alpha/beta hydrolase; amino-acid sequence: MDRHFLPVALCAALLTAALCAAPAGADTPPAPVTVDALTAAARPAADGARLVAADPQPDGLLDLRVHSAAMDRDIEVKVLRAPDGSAPAPVLYLLNGASGGSESSSWPAQTDVVDFFHDKQVTVVTPMGGNGSYFADWRADDPALGRQKWASFLTTELPPIIDSAFHGSGANAVAGISMAGTSVFQLAMAAPGLYRAVGSYSGCARTSDPLGQAFVDGVVLRWHGDPLNLWGAPNDPLWAANDPYLHADQLRGLAIYVSTGNGIPGPLDTPDGPGIHGDEHKLVEQLFYGGILEAATHNCAVALRDRLAQLRIPATFDLRPSGTHSWGYWQEDMHRSWAMFEQALYR
- a CDS encoding cation:proton antiporter, encoding MTFSTLALVLLLGLAGPLLAWRARWHIPVIVGELLAGILFGTTGFGVLDASDPLFSFLADMGFALVMFVAGTHVPVRDPGVRSALGTGAVRAVAVGVLAAVAGYLLAWSFDTGHGAIYTVLIGSSSAALVLPIIDSQGLSGKPILALTAQVAIADTASIVALPLVIDLGHAGRAALGALAVAAAALVGFVLLRKLERSGVRRRAHRVSEERKFALELRVSLALVFALAAIATRSHVSIMLAGFAAGLAVAGIGEPRRLARQSFAVTEGFLGPLFFVWLGARLDLREFADRPGLVVLGLGLGLAAVAAHALMRLLGQPISLGILAASQIGVPVAAVTVGTQLHVLVPGEGAALILGALVTIVASVGASVLQGRRARASVGQR
- a CDS encoding condensation domain-containing protein; amino-acid sequence: MVGFGFFDDWHPRPGRLISWAPTQRSRAAVLAAPEHPIGPSYQQREYLLAAHRQRDSGSRGSRLCMIAFDFPSALDRDAMTRAVTAFVRRHDTFWSWFSHEPGDRIARHVADPADIDLAPADFGEYTDSDAVRDHVQRHARGVFDWDCFGFGVIDRGDSFTVYAAVDHLHTDGVGQALSCVDLLMLYGNELSGGQVPIEPVDGHLAYCERELAANAALTAASEPVRRWLDLLVAHDGAVPSFPMDLGVAADAAGFTEGAVLTVPLFTEAEALRFERVCEEFGGKFLGGLFAAIALTEHELTGRERYFVFTPVNTRAGAGEQGAIGWYTNLVPVAVRVRPGEDFTSLVGRAQSEADGAKDLAEVCVHRVIELAAGDPRIRTRLGFSAPMVSYVDVRRMAGAEMFDRINGGLYGNRASSSEVYLWVNRFPDVTSLSMVFPDTDIAHEAIAKYLSTLTTLCRDIAERDSERTGAAVP